From the genome of Phyllostomus discolor isolate MPI-MPIP mPhyDis1 chromosome 12, mPhyDis1.pri.v3, whole genome shotgun sequence, one region includes:
- the LOC114511500 gene encoding zinc finger protein 548-like isoform X1 — MLMDPAQRERQIWCVHEGRETWQESLAIVQGCVVFEDVAIYFSQEEWGLLNKAQRRLYHNVMLENLALLSSIGCWSGAQDEEAPLEQGDSGGGSQVRTPKSALSTQKTQPCEMKDILQQAEHYGMYPEQGLHIRGTDLYQPQVEQIGDKVSGTDEERPSFVTNGSVHMSQRPFMCSDGGEDFLAGAGLLQHLAPHHGWKPPGDTKCREACETGQNDYSCTQCGKSFSRKQILVQHQKIHTGVRPHECSKCGMAFIRKFHLVQHQRVHTGEKPFKCSECGKFFRYKSTLIGHQRVHTVSSPYECNKCGEFFKYKANFTKHQRIHNGEWPYECRECGKFFRYNYRLIRHERVHTGERPYKCSECGKFFRYSSTFIRHQRVHTAERPYGCSECGKFFRYNSTLIKHQRVHTGERPYECSECGKFFRYTSTLIRHQRVHTVERPYECSLCGEFFRYKSKLIKHWQNHTGVRPYECGECGKAFRYHCRLIRHKRVHSGERPYECSQCGKFFRYNSNLIKHWRNHTGERPYECSECGKAFSHKHILVEHQKIHTGERPYECNKCQKAFIRKSHLVHHQKIHNQDRPVKSVNVGNSSDTTPTSLNTVNTGKDLMSAENMVNLLDTTLKSLHWRSAL, encoded by the exons gGTTGTGTGGTCTTTGAGGATGTGGCCATATACTTCTCCCAGGAGGAATGGGGGCTCCTGAACAAGGCTCAGAGACGCTTGTACCATAATGTCATGCTGGAGAACTTGGCACTGTTGTCCTCCATAG GTTGTTGGTCTGGAGCCCAGGATGAGGAGGCACCTTTGGAGCAAGGTGATTCTGGTGGAGGTTCACAAGTCAGGACTCCAAAGTCAGCTCTGTCCACCCAGAAGACCCAACCCTGTGAGATGAAAGACATTTTGCAACAGGCTGAGCACTATGGAATGTACCCTGAGCAAGGGCTGCACATTCGTGGGACAGATCTTTACCAACCCCAGGTGGAACAGATAGGAGACAAGGTGTCTGGAACAGATGAGGAGAGGCCTTCATTTGTGACAAATGGCAGCGTTCACATGTCACAGAGGCCCTTCATGTGCAGTGATGGTGGGGAGGACTTCCTAGCCGGGGCAGGCCTCCTCCAGCACCTGGCGCCTCACCATGGGTGGAAGCCACCTGGAGACACCAAATGCAGAGAGGCCTGTGAAACTGGACAAAATGATTACAGTTGCACTCAGTGTGGGAAAAGCTTCAGCCGAAAACAGATACTTGTTCAGCACCAGAAAATCCACACTGGAGTGAGGCCTCATGAGTGCAGCAAGTGTGGGATGGCCTTCATTAGAAAGTTCCACCTTGTTCAGCACCAGAGAgtccacactggagaaaagccttttaagtgcagtgaatgtgggaaattctTTAGGTACAAGTCCACACTCATTGGTCACCAGAGAGTCCACACTGTATCAAGCCCTTATGAGTGTAACAAATGTGGTGAATTCTTTAAGTACAAAGCAAACTTCACaaaacatcagagaattcacaatGGAGAATGGCCTTATGAATGCAGAGAATGTGGAAAATTCTTTAGGTACAACTACAGACTGATAAGACAtgagagagttcacactggagaaaggccatATAAGTGCAGCGAATGTGGGAAATTTTTCAGGTACAGCTCCACATTCATCAGacaccagagagttcacactgcAGAAAGGCCTTATGGTTGCAGTGAATGTGGCAAGTTCTTTCGGTACAACTCCACACTCATCAAACATCAGAGAGTCCATACCGGAGAAAGGCCGTATGAATGCAGTGAGTGTGGCAAGTTCTTTAGGTACACTTCCACACTCATTAGACATCAAAGAGTTCACACTGttgaaaggccttatgagtgcagctTATGTGGGGAATTCTTTAGGTACAAGTccaagctcattaaacattggcAAAATCACACTGGAGTAAGGCCTTATGAGTGTGgcgaatgtgggaaagcctttaggtACCACTGCAGACTCATTAGACATAAGAGAGTTCACAGTGGAGAAAGGCCATATGAGTGCAGTCAATGTGGAAAGTTCTTTCGGTACAATTCCAACCTCATTAAACATTGGAGAAATCACACTGGAGagaggccttatgagtgcagtgaatgtgggaaagcttttagccACAAACATATACTTGTTGAGCATCAAAAAatccacactggagaaaggccttatgagtgcaacAAATGTCAGAAAGCCTTCATTAGAAAATCCCACCTTGTTCATCACCAGAAAATTCACAATCAGGACAGGCCTGTGAAATCTGTGAATGTGGGGAATTCTTCAGATACAACTCCAACCTCATTAAACACAGTTAACACTGGCAAAGACCTTATGAGTGCAGAGAATATGGTAAACCTTTTAGATACAACTCTAAAGTCATTACACTGGAGAAGCGCCTTATGA
- the LOC114511500 gene encoding zinc finger protein 548-like isoform X5, with amino-acid sequence MLENLALLSSIGCWSGAQDEEAPLEQGDSGGGSQVRTPKSALSTQKTQPCEMKDILQQAEHYGMYPEQGLHIRGTDLYQPQVEQIGDKVSGTDEERPSFVTNGSVHMSQRPFMCSDGGEDFLAGAGLLQHLAPHHGWKPPGDTKCREACETGQNDYSCTQCGKSFSRKQILVQHQKIHTGVRPHECSKCGMAFIRKFHLVQHQRVHTGEKPFKCSECGKFFRYKSTLIGHQRVHTVSSPYECNKCGEFFKYKANFTKHQRIHNGEWPYECRECGKFFRYNYRLIRHERVHTGERPYKCSECGKFFRYSSTFIRHQRVHTAERPYGCSECGKFFRYNSTLIKHQRVHTGERPYECSECGKFFRYTSTLIRHQRVHTVERPYECSLCGEFFRYKSKLIKHWQNHTGVRPYECGECGKAFRYHCRLIRHKRVHSGERPYECSQCGKFFRYNSNLIKHWRNHTGERPYECSECGKAFSHKHILVEHQKIHTGERPYECNKCQKAFIRKSHLVHHQKIHNQDRPVKSVNVGNSSDTTPTSLNTVNTGKDLMSAENMVNLLDTTLKSLHWRSAL; translated from the exons ATGCTGGAGAACTTGGCACTGTTGTCCTCCATAG GTTGTTGGTCTGGAGCCCAGGATGAGGAGGCACCTTTGGAGCAAGGTGATTCTGGTGGAGGTTCACAAGTCAGGACTCCAAAGTCAGCTCTGTCCACCCAGAAGACCCAACCCTGTGAGATGAAAGACATTTTGCAACAGGCTGAGCACTATGGAATGTACCCTGAGCAAGGGCTGCACATTCGTGGGACAGATCTTTACCAACCCCAGGTGGAACAGATAGGAGACAAGGTGTCTGGAACAGATGAGGAGAGGCCTTCATTTGTGACAAATGGCAGCGTTCACATGTCACAGAGGCCCTTCATGTGCAGTGATGGTGGGGAGGACTTCCTAGCCGGGGCAGGCCTCCTCCAGCACCTGGCGCCTCACCATGGGTGGAAGCCACCTGGAGACACCAAATGCAGAGAGGCCTGTGAAACTGGACAAAATGATTACAGTTGCACTCAGTGTGGGAAAAGCTTCAGCCGAAAACAGATACTTGTTCAGCACCAGAAAATCCACACTGGAGTGAGGCCTCATGAGTGCAGCAAGTGTGGGATGGCCTTCATTAGAAAGTTCCACCTTGTTCAGCACCAGAGAgtccacactggagaaaagccttttaagtgcagtgaatgtgggaaattctTTAGGTACAAGTCCACACTCATTGGTCACCAGAGAGTCCACACTGTATCAAGCCCTTATGAGTGTAACAAATGTGGTGAATTCTTTAAGTACAAAGCAAACTTCACaaaacatcagagaattcacaatGGAGAATGGCCTTATGAATGCAGAGAATGTGGAAAATTCTTTAGGTACAACTACAGACTGATAAGACAtgagagagttcacactggagaaaggccatATAAGTGCAGCGAATGTGGGAAATTTTTCAGGTACAGCTCCACATTCATCAGacaccagagagttcacactgcAGAAAGGCCTTATGGTTGCAGTGAATGTGGCAAGTTCTTTCGGTACAACTCCACACTCATCAAACATCAGAGAGTCCATACCGGAGAAAGGCCGTATGAATGCAGTGAGTGTGGCAAGTTCTTTAGGTACACTTCCACACTCATTAGACATCAAAGAGTTCACACTGttgaaaggccttatgagtgcagctTATGTGGGGAATTCTTTAGGTACAAGTccaagctcattaaacattggcAAAATCACACTGGAGTAAGGCCTTATGAGTGTGgcgaatgtgggaaagcctttaggtACCACTGCAGACTCATTAGACATAAGAGAGTTCACAGTGGAGAAAGGCCATATGAGTGCAGTCAATGTGGAAAGTTCTTTCGGTACAATTCCAACCTCATTAAACATTGGAGAAATCACACTGGAGagaggccttatgagtgcagtgaatgtgggaaagcttttagccACAAACATATACTTGTTGAGCATCAAAAAatccacactggagaaaggccttatgagtgcaacAAATGTCAGAAAGCCTTCATTAGAAAATCCCACCTTGTTCATCACCAGAAAATTCACAATCAGGACAGGCCTGTGAAATCTGTGAATGTGGGGAATTCTTCAGATACAACTCCAACCTCATTAAACACAGTTAACACTGGCAAAGACCTTATGAGTGCAGAGAATATGGTAAACCTTTTAGATACAACTCTAAAGTCATTACACTGGAGAAGCGCCTTATGA
- the LOC114511500 gene encoding zinc finger protein 548-like isoform X6, whose translation MLENLALLSSVGCWSGAQDEEAPLEQGDSGGGSQVRTPKSALSTQKTQPCEMKDILQQAEHYGMYPEQGLHIRGTDLYQPQVEQIGDKVSGTDEERPSFVTNGSVHMSQRPFMCSDGGEDFLAGAGLLQHLAPHHGWKPPGDTKCREACETGQNDYSCTQCGKSFSRKQILVQHQKIHTGVRPHECSKCGMAFIRKFHLVQHQRVHTGEKPFKCSECGKFFRYKSTLIGHQRVHTVSSPYECNKCGEFFKYKANFTKHQRIHNGEWPYECRECGKFFRYNYRLIRHERVHTGERPYKCSECGKFFRYSSTFIRHQRVHTAERPYGCSECGKFFRYNSTLIKHQRVHTGERPYECSECGKFFRYTSTLIRHQRVHTVERPYECSLCGEFFRYKSKLIKHWQNHTGVRPYECGECGKAFRYHCRLIRHKRVHSGERPYECSQCGKFFRYNSNLIKHWRNHTGERPYECSECGKAFSHKHILVEHQKIHTGERPYECNKCQKAFIRKSHLVHHQKIHNQDRPVKSVNVGNSSDTTPTSLNTVNTGKDLMSAENMVNLLDTTLKSLHWRSAL comes from the coding sequence GTTGTTGGTCTGGAGCCCAGGATGAGGAGGCACCTTTGGAGCAAGGTGATTCTGGTGGAGGTTCACAAGTCAGGACTCCAAAGTCAGCTCTGTCCACCCAGAAGACCCAACCCTGTGAGATGAAAGACATTTTGCAACAGGCTGAGCACTATGGAATGTACCCTGAGCAAGGGCTGCACATTCGTGGGACAGATCTTTACCAACCCCAGGTGGAACAGATAGGAGACAAGGTGTCTGGAACAGATGAGGAGAGGCCTTCATTTGTGACAAATGGCAGCGTTCACATGTCACAGAGGCCCTTCATGTGCAGTGATGGTGGGGAGGACTTCCTAGCCGGGGCAGGCCTCCTCCAGCACCTGGCGCCTCACCATGGGTGGAAGCCACCTGGAGACACCAAATGCAGAGAGGCCTGTGAAACTGGACAAAATGATTACAGTTGCACTCAGTGTGGGAAAAGCTTCAGCCGAAAACAGATACTTGTTCAGCACCAGAAAATCCACACTGGAGTGAGGCCTCATGAGTGCAGCAAGTGTGGGATGGCCTTCATTAGAAAGTTCCACCTTGTTCAGCACCAGAGAgtccacactggagaaaagccttttaagtgcagtgaatgtgggaaattctTTAGGTACAAGTCCACACTCATTGGTCACCAGAGAGTCCACACTGTATCAAGCCCTTATGAGTGTAACAAATGTGGTGAATTCTTTAAGTACAAAGCAAACTTCACaaaacatcagagaattcacaatGGAGAATGGCCTTATGAATGCAGAGAATGTGGAAAATTCTTTAGGTACAACTACAGACTGATAAGACAtgagagagttcacactggagaaaggccatATAAGTGCAGCGAATGTGGGAAATTTTTCAGGTACAGCTCCACATTCATCAGacaccagagagttcacactgcAGAAAGGCCTTATGGTTGCAGTGAATGTGGCAAGTTCTTTCGGTACAACTCCACACTCATCAAACATCAGAGAGTCCATACCGGAGAAAGGCCGTATGAATGCAGTGAGTGTGGCAAGTTCTTTAGGTACACTTCCACACTCATTAGACATCAAAGAGTTCACACTGttgaaaggccttatgagtgcagctTATGTGGGGAATTCTTTAGGTACAAGTccaagctcattaaacattggcAAAATCACACTGGAGTAAGGCCTTATGAGTGTGgcgaatgtgggaaagcctttaggtACCACTGCAGACTCATTAGACATAAGAGAGTTCACAGTGGAGAAAGGCCATATGAGTGCAGTCAATGTGGAAAGTTCTTTCGGTACAATTCCAACCTCATTAAACATTGGAGAAATCACACTGGAGagaggccttatgagtgcagtgaatgtgggaaagcttttagccACAAACATATACTTGTTGAGCATCAAAAAatccacactggagaaaggccttatgagtgcaacAAATGTCAGAAAGCCTTCATTAGAAAATCCCACCTTGTTCATCACCAGAAAATTCACAATCAGGACAGGCCTGTGAAATCTGTGAATGTGGGGAATTCTTCAGATACAACTCCAACCTCATTAAACACAGTTAACACTGGCAAAGACCTTATGAGTGCAGAGAATATGGTAAACCTTTTAGATACAACTCTAAAGTCATTACACTGGAGAAGCGCCTTATGA
- the LOC114511500 gene encoding zinc finger protein 548-like isoform X4 — MLMDPAQGCVVFEDVAIYFSQEEWGLLNKAQRRLYHNVMLENLALLSSIGCWSGAQDEEAPLEQGDSGGGSQVRTPKSALSTQKTQPCEMKDILQQAEHYGMYPEQGLHIRGTDLYQPQVEQIGDKVSGTDEERPSFVTNGSVHMSQRPFMCSDGGEDFLAGAGLLQHLAPHHGWKPPGDTKCREACETGQNDYSCTQCGKSFSRKQILVQHQKIHTGVRPHECSKCGMAFIRKFHLVQHQRVHTGEKPFKCSECGKFFRYKSTLIGHQRVHTVSSPYECNKCGEFFKYKANFTKHQRIHNGEWPYECRECGKFFRYNYRLIRHERVHTGERPYKCSECGKFFRYSSTFIRHQRVHTAERPYGCSECGKFFRYNSTLIKHQRVHTGERPYECSECGKFFRYTSTLIRHQRVHTVERPYECSLCGEFFRYKSKLIKHWQNHTGVRPYECGECGKAFRYHCRLIRHKRVHSGERPYECSQCGKFFRYNSNLIKHWRNHTGERPYECSECGKAFSHKHILVEHQKIHTGERPYECNKCQKAFIRKSHLVHHQKIHNQDRPVKSVNVGNSSDTTPTSLNTVNTGKDLMSAENMVNLLDTTLKSLHWRSAL; from the exons gGTTGTGTGGTCTTTGAGGATGTGGCCATATACTTCTCCCAGGAGGAATGGGGGCTCCTGAACAAGGCTCAGAGACGCTTGTACCATAATGTCATGCTGGAGAACTTGGCACTGTTGTCCTCCATAG GTTGTTGGTCTGGAGCCCAGGATGAGGAGGCACCTTTGGAGCAAGGTGATTCTGGTGGAGGTTCACAAGTCAGGACTCCAAAGTCAGCTCTGTCCACCCAGAAGACCCAACCCTGTGAGATGAAAGACATTTTGCAACAGGCTGAGCACTATGGAATGTACCCTGAGCAAGGGCTGCACATTCGTGGGACAGATCTTTACCAACCCCAGGTGGAACAGATAGGAGACAAGGTGTCTGGAACAGATGAGGAGAGGCCTTCATTTGTGACAAATGGCAGCGTTCACATGTCACAGAGGCCCTTCATGTGCAGTGATGGTGGGGAGGACTTCCTAGCCGGGGCAGGCCTCCTCCAGCACCTGGCGCCTCACCATGGGTGGAAGCCACCTGGAGACACCAAATGCAGAGAGGCCTGTGAAACTGGACAAAATGATTACAGTTGCACTCAGTGTGGGAAAAGCTTCAGCCGAAAACAGATACTTGTTCAGCACCAGAAAATCCACACTGGAGTGAGGCCTCATGAGTGCAGCAAGTGTGGGATGGCCTTCATTAGAAAGTTCCACCTTGTTCAGCACCAGAGAgtccacactggagaaaagccttttaagtgcagtgaatgtgggaaattctTTAGGTACAAGTCCACACTCATTGGTCACCAGAGAGTCCACACTGTATCAAGCCCTTATGAGTGTAACAAATGTGGTGAATTCTTTAAGTACAAAGCAAACTTCACaaaacatcagagaattcacaatGGAGAATGGCCTTATGAATGCAGAGAATGTGGAAAATTCTTTAGGTACAACTACAGACTGATAAGACAtgagagagttcacactggagaaaggccatATAAGTGCAGCGAATGTGGGAAATTTTTCAGGTACAGCTCCACATTCATCAGacaccagagagttcacactgcAGAAAGGCCTTATGGTTGCAGTGAATGTGGCAAGTTCTTTCGGTACAACTCCACACTCATCAAACATCAGAGAGTCCATACCGGAGAAAGGCCGTATGAATGCAGTGAGTGTGGCAAGTTCTTTAGGTACACTTCCACACTCATTAGACATCAAAGAGTTCACACTGttgaaaggccttatgagtgcagctTATGTGGGGAATTCTTTAGGTACAAGTccaagctcattaaacattggcAAAATCACACTGGAGTAAGGCCTTATGAGTGTGgcgaatgtgggaaagcctttaggtACCACTGCAGACTCATTAGACATAAGAGAGTTCACAGTGGAGAAAGGCCATATGAGTGCAGTCAATGTGGAAAGTTCTTTCGGTACAATTCCAACCTCATTAAACATTGGAGAAATCACACTGGAGagaggccttatgagtgcagtgaatgtgggaaagcttttagccACAAACATATACTTGTTGAGCATCAAAAAatccacactggagaaaggccttatgagtgcaacAAATGTCAGAAAGCCTTCATTAGAAAATCCCACCTTGTTCATCACCAGAAAATTCACAATCAGGACAGGCCTGTGAAATCTGTGAATGTGGGGAATTCTTCAGATACAACTCCAACCTCATTAAACACAGTTAACACTGGCAAAGACCTTATGAGTGCAGAGAATATGGTAAACCTTTTAGATACAACTCTAAAGTCATTACACTGGAGAAGCGCCTTATGA
- the LOC114511500 gene encoding zinc finger protein 548-like isoform X3, which yields MTFAEKLMDLAQGHVVFEDVAVHFSQEEWGLLNEAQRCLYHSVMLENLALLSSVGCWSGAQDEEAPLEQGDSGGGSQVRTPKSALSTQKTQPCEMKDILQQAEHYGMYPEQGLHIRGTDLYQPQVEQIGDKVSGTDEERPSFVTNGSVHMSQRPFMCSDGGEDFLAGAGLLQHLAPHHGWKPPGDTKCREACETGQNDYSCTQCGKSFSRKQILVQHQKIHTGVRPHECSKCGMAFIRKFHLVQHQRVHTGEKPFKCSECGKFFRYKSTLIGHQRVHTVSSPYECNKCGEFFKYKANFTKHQRIHNGEWPYECRECGKFFRYNYRLIRHERVHTGERPYKCSECGKFFRYSSTFIRHQRVHTAERPYGCSECGKFFRYNSTLIKHQRVHTGERPYECSECGKFFRYTSTLIRHQRVHTVERPYECSLCGEFFRYKSKLIKHWQNHTGVRPYECGECGKAFRYHCRLIRHKRVHSGERPYECSQCGKFFRYNSNLIKHWRNHTGERPYECSECGKAFSHKHILVEHQKIHTGERPYECNKCQKAFIRKSHLVHHQKIHNQDRPVKSVNVGNSSDTTPTSLNTVNTGKDLMSAENMVNLLDTTLKSLHWRSAL from the coding sequence GTTGTTGGTCTGGAGCCCAGGATGAGGAGGCACCTTTGGAGCAAGGTGATTCTGGTGGAGGTTCACAAGTCAGGACTCCAAAGTCAGCTCTGTCCACCCAGAAGACCCAACCCTGTGAGATGAAAGACATTTTGCAACAGGCTGAGCACTATGGAATGTACCCTGAGCAAGGGCTGCACATTCGTGGGACAGATCTTTACCAACCCCAGGTGGAACAGATAGGAGACAAGGTGTCTGGAACAGATGAGGAGAGGCCTTCATTTGTGACAAATGGCAGCGTTCACATGTCACAGAGGCCCTTCATGTGCAGTGATGGTGGGGAGGACTTCCTAGCCGGGGCAGGCCTCCTCCAGCACCTGGCGCCTCACCATGGGTGGAAGCCACCTGGAGACACCAAATGCAGAGAGGCCTGTGAAACTGGACAAAATGATTACAGTTGCACTCAGTGTGGGAAAAGCTTCAGCCGAAAACAGATACTTGTTCAGCACCAGAAAATCCACACTGGAGTGAGGCCTCATGAGTGCAGCAAGTGTGGGATGGCCTTCATTAGAAAGTTCCACCTTGTTCAGCACCAGAGAgtccacactggagaaaagccttttaagtgcagtgaatgtgggaaattctTTAGGTACAAGTCCACACTCATTGGTCACCAGAGAGTCCACACTGTATCAAGCCCTTATGAGTGTAACAAATGTGGTGAATTCTTTAAGTACAAAGCAAACTTCACaaaacatcagagaattcacaatGGAGAATGGCCTTATGAATGCAGAGAATGTGGAAAATTCTTTAGGTACAACTACAGACTGATAAGACAtgagagagttcacactggagaaaggccatATAAGTGCAGCGAATGTGGGAAATTTTTCAGGTACAGCTCCACATTCATCAGacaccagagagttcacactgcAGAAAGGCCTTATGGTTGCAGTGAATGTGGCAAGTTCTTTCGGTACAACTCCACACTCATCAAACATCAGAGAGTCCATACCGGAGAAAGGCCGTATGAATGCAGTGAGTGTGGCAAGTTCTTTAGGTACACTTCCACACTCATTAGACATCAAAGAGTTCACACTGttgaaaggccttatgagtgcagctTATGTGGGGAATTCTTTAGGTACAAGTccaagctcattaaacattggcAAAATCACACTGGAGTAAGGCCTTATGAGTGTGgcgaatgtgggaaagcctttaggtACCACTGCAGACTCATTAGACATAAGAGAGTTCACAGTGGAGAAAGGCCATATGAGTGCAGTCAATGTGGAAAGTTCTTTCGGTACAATTCCAACCTCATTAAACATTGGAGAAATCACACTGGAGagaggccttatgagtgcagtgaatgtgggaaagcttttagccACAAACATATACTTGTTGAGCATCAAAAAatccacactggagaaaggccttatgagtgcaacAAATGTCAGAAAGCCTTCATTAGAAAATCCCACCTTGTTCATCACCAGAAAATTCACAATCAGGACAGGCCTGTGAAATCTGTGAATGTGGGGAATTCTTCAGATACAACTCCAACCTCATTAAACACAGTTAACACTGGCAAAGACCTTATGAGTGCAGAGAATATGGTAAACCTTTTAGATACAACTCTAAAGTCATTACACTGGAGAAGCGCCTTATGA
- the LOC114511500 gene encoding zinc finger protein 548-like isoform X2: protein MTFAEKLMDLAQGCVVFEDVAIYFSQEEWGLLNKAQRRLYHNVMLENLALLSSIGCWSGAQDEEAPLEQGDSGGGSQVRTPKSALSTQKTQPCEMKDILQQAEHYGMYPEQGLHIRGTDLYQPQVEQIGDKVSGTDEERPSFVTNGSVHMSQRPFMCSDGGEDFLAGAGLLQHLAPHHGWKPPGDTKCREACETGQNDYSCTQCGKSFSRKQILVQHQKIHTGVRPHECSKCGMAFIRKFHLVQHQRVHTGEKPFKCSECGKFFRYKSTLIGHQRVHTVSSPYECNKCGEFFKYKANFTKHQRIHNGEWPYECRECGKFFRYNYRLIRHERVHTGERPYKCSECGKFFRYSSTFIRHQRVHTAERPYGCSECGKFFRYNSTLIKHQRVHTGERPYECSECGKFFRYTSTLIRHQRVHTVERPYECSLCGEFFRYKSKLIKHWQNHTGVRPYECGECGKAFRYHCRLIRHKRVHSGERPYECSQCGKFFRYNSNLIKHWRNHTGERPYECSECGKAFSHKHILVEHQKIHTGERPYECNKCQKAFIRKSHLVHHQKIHNQDRPVKSVNVGNSSDTTPTSLNTVNTGKDLMSAENMVNLLDTTLKSLHWRSAL from the exons gGTTGTGTGGTCTTTGAGGATGTGGCCATATACTTCTCCCAGGAGGAATGGGGGCTCCTGAACAAGGCTCAGAGACGCTTGTACCATAATGTCATGCTGGAGAACTTGGCACTGTTGTCCTCCATAG GTTGTTGGTCTGGAGCCCAGGATGAGGAGGCACCTTTGGAGCAAGGTGATTCTGGTGGAGGTTCACAAGTCAGGACTCCAAAGTCAGCTCTGTCCACCCAGAAGACCCAACCCTGTGAGATGAAAGACATTTTGCAACAGGCTGAGCACTATGGAATGTACCCTGAGCAAGGGCTGCACATTCGTGGGACAGATCTTTACCAACCCCAGGTGGAACAGATAGGAGACAAGGTGTCTGGAACAGATGAGGAGAGGCCTTCATTTGTGACAAATGGCAGCGTTCACATGTCACAGAGGCCCTTCATGTGCAGTGATGGTGGGGAGGACTTCCTAGCCGGGGCAGGCCTCCTCCAGCACCTGGCGCCTCACCATGGGTGGAAGCCACCTGGAGACACCAAATGCAGAGAGGCCTGTGAAACTGGACAAAATGATTACAGTTGCACTCAGTGTGGGAAAAGCTTCAGCCGAAAACAGATACTTGTTCAGCACCAGAAAATCCACACTGGAGTGAGGCCTCATGAGTGCAGCAAGTGTGGGATGGCCTTCATTAGAAAGTTCCACCTTGTTCAGCACCAGAGAgtccacactggagaaaagccttttaagtgcagtgaatgtgggaaattctTTAGGTACAAGTCCACACTCATTGGTCACCAGAGAGTCCACACTGTATCAAGCCCTTATGAGTGTAACAAATGTGGTGAATTCTTTAAGTACAAAGCAAACTTCACaaaacatcagagaattcacaatGGAGAATGGCCTTATGAATGCAGAGAATGTGGAAAATTCTTTAGGTACAACTACAGACTGATAAGACAtgagagagttcacactggagaaaggccatATAAGTGCAGCGAATGTGGGAAATTTTTCAGGTACAGCTCCACATTCATCAGacaccagagagttcacactgcAGAAAGGCCTTATGGTTGCAGTGAATGTGGCAAGTTCTTTCGGTACAACTCCACACTCATCAAACATCAGAGAGTCCATACCGGAGAAAGGCCGTATGAATGCAGTGAGTGTGGCAAGTTCTTTAGGTACACTTCCACACTCATTAGACATCAAAGAGTTCACACTGttgaaaggccttatgagtgcagctTATGTGGGGAATTCTTTAGGTACAAGTccaagctcattaaacattggcAAAATCACACTGGAGTAAGGCCTTATGAGTGTGgcgaatgtgggaaagcctttaggtACCACTGCAGACTCATTAGACATAAGAGAGTTCACAGTGGAGAAAGGCCATATGAGTGCAGTCAATGTGGAAAGTTCTTTCGGTACAATTCCAACCTCATTAAACATTGGAGAAATCACACTGGAGagaggccttatgagtgcagtgaatgtgggaaagcttttagccACAAACATATACTTGTTGAGCATCAAAAAatccacactggagaaaggccttatgagtgcaacAAATGTCAGAAAGCCTTCATTAGAAAATCCCACCTTGTTCATCACCAGAAAATTCACAATCAGGACAGGCCTGTGAAATCTGTGAATGTGGGGAATTCTTCAGATACAACTCCAACCTCATTAAACACAGTTAACACTGGCAAAGACCTTATGAGTGCAGAGAATATGGTAAACCTTTTAGATACAACTCTAAAGTCATTACACTGGAGAAGCGCCTTATGA